A single genomic interval of Penaeus monodon isolate SGIC_2016 chromosome 30, NSTDA_Pmon_1, whole genome shotgun sequence harbors:
- the LOC119592326 gene encoding homeobox protein notochord-like, translating to MDHISVMNFQPLAWAFSHPWAPSVSPPPAHIITPSRMSHKAKAFTIDALLGLDTQKDLPDTTASPPASPISLLHQDSYDTALRDAPGKIKRHRTVFTDSQLQRLEEEFQRQQYLVGPERRYLASQLELSELQLKVWFQNRRIKWRKNQLSATQDRDACTSPPASQ from the coding sequence ATGGACCATATCTCAGTGATGAACTTCCAGCCTTTGGCGTGGGCCTTCAGCCATCCATGGGCGCCGTCCGTCAGCCCTCCTCCCGCCCACATCATCACGCCCTCACGGATGTCCCACAAGGCCAAGGCCTTCACTATCGACGCCCTTCTGGGACTTGACACTCAAAAGGATCTTCCTGACACAACCGCTTCCCCGCCTGCATCTCCGATCTCCCTCCTTCACCAGGACTCTTACGACACCGCCCTCAGGGACGCCCCCGGAAAGATCAAGCGACATCGCACAGTGTTCACGGACTCGCAGCTTCAGCGACTGGAGGAGGAGTTCCAGCGGCAGCAGTACCTGGTGGGCCCCGAGCGGCGCTACCTGGCCAGCCAACTGGAGCTGAGCGAGTTGCAGCTGAAAGTGTGGTTCCAGAACCGACGCATCAAGTGGCGCAAGAACCAGCTGAGCGCGACACAGGATCGCGACGCCTGCACGTCTCCTCCGGCGTCGCAGTAG
- the LOC119592424 gene encoding homeobox protein notochord-like has product MDQISVLNSQTVTWNYSPSWAPPVSPPLVRSIRTSWMSEKAKAFTIDALLGLHAQTDLPVPTASPPASPVSLLHQDSYDTALRDAPGKIKRHRTVFTDSQLQRLEEEFQRQQYLVGPERRSLASQLELSELQLKVWFQNRRIKWRKNQVNVRS; this is encoded by the coding sequence ATGGACCAAATCTCAGTGTTGAACAGCCAAACAGTTACATGGAATTACAGTCCTTCGTGGGCACCACCAGTTAGCCCTCCACTCGTTCGGAGCATCAGGACTTCATGGATGTCGGAAAAAGCCAAGGCCTTCACCATCGACGCCCTTTTGGGACTTCACGCTCAAACGGATCTTCCTGTCCCAACCGCTTCCCCGCCTGCATCTCCGGTCTCCCTCCTTCACCAGGACTCTTACGACACCGCCCTTAGAGACGCACCGGGAAAGATCAAGCGACATCGTACAGTGTTCACGGATTCGCAGCTTCAGCGACTGGAGGAGGAGTTCCAGCGGCAGCAGTACCTGGTGGGCCCCGAGCGACGCTCCCTGGCCAGCCAACTGGAGCTGAGTGAGCTGCAGCTTAAAGTGTGGTTCCAGAATCGACGGATCAAATGGCGCAAGAACCAAGTCAACGTGAGGTCTTAG